The proteins below are encoded in one region of Citrobacter enshiensis:
- the grxD gene encoding monothiol glutaredoxin 4, with amino-acid sequence MSTTIEKIQRQIAENPILLYMKGSPKLPSCGFSAQAVQALSACGERFAYVDILQNPDIRAELPKYANWPTFPQLWVDGELVGGCDILIEMYQRGELQQLIKETAAKYKTEEPDAE; translated from the coding sequence ATGAGCACCACTATCGAAAAAATCCAGCGCCAGATCGCTGAAAACCCGATTCTCCTGTACATGAAAGGTTCTCCAAAACTGCCTAGCTGCGGTTTCTCCGCCCAGGCGGTCCAGGCGCTGTCTGCCTGTGGTGAGCGTTTTGCCTATGTTGATATCCTGCAGAACCCGGATATTCGCGCGGAATTACCGAAATATGCAAACTGGCCAACCTTCCCGCAACTGTGGGTCGATGGTGAACTGGTTGGCGGCTGTGATATTTTGATCGAAATGTATCAGCGCGGTGAGTTGCAGCAACTGATTAAAGAAACTGCGGCGAAATACAAAACCGAAGAACCTGATGCTGAGTAA
- the rnt gene encoding ribonuclease T, translating into MSDNAQLSGLCDRFRGFYPVVIDVETAGFNAKTDALLEIAAITLKMDEHGWLMPDTTLHFHVEPFEGANLQPEALAFNGIDPSNPLRGAVSEYDALHAIFKMVRKGIKDSGCNRAIMVAHNATFDHSFMMAAAERASLKRNPFHPFVTFDTAALSGLALGQTVLSKACLAAGMEFDGTQAHSALYDTERTAILFCEIVNRWKRLGGWPLPLPEDA; encoded by the coding sequence ATGTCCGATAACGCTCAACTTTCCGGTCTGTGTGACCGTTTTCGTGGTTTTTATCCTGTCGTAATCGATGTCGAAACGGCTGGGTTTAACGCCAAAACCGATGCGCTGCTTGAGATCGCCGCCATCACATTGAAAATGGATGAACACGGCTGGTTGATGCCGGACACGACGCTGCATTTCCATGTCGAACCGTTTGAAGGGGCAAACTTGCAGCCTGAGGCGCTCGCCTTTAACGGCATCGATCCGTCGAATCCGCTGCGCGGTGCCGTCAGCGAGTACGACGCGTTGCACGCGATCTTCAAAATGGTGCGCAAAGGTATCAAAGATAGCGGTTGCAACCGGGCCATCATGGTTGCCCACAACGCCACCTTCGATCACAGCTTTATGATGGCGGCAGCGGAACGTGCATCGTTGAAGCGTAATCCGTTTCATCCCTTCGTGACCTTCGATACTGCGGCACTCAGCGGTCTGGCGCTGGGGCAAACCGTGTTGTCAAAAGCCTGTCTGGCGGCAGGTATGGAGTTTGATGGTACCCAGGCGCACTCCGCCCTCTATGACACCGAACGCACCGCCATCCTGTTTTGCGAAATTGTGAACCGCTGGAAACGCCTTGGCGGGTGGCCACTACCGCTGCCGGAAGACGCTTAA
- a CDS encoding MFS transporter, which produces MKINYPLLALAIGAFGIGTTEFSPMGLLPVIAHGVNVSIPAAGMLISAYAVGVMVGAPLMTLLLSHRARRNALIFLMAIFTLGNVLSAIAPDYTTLMLSRILTSLNHGAFFGLGSVVAASVVPKHKQASAVATMFMGLTIANIGGVPAATWLGETIGWRMSFLATAGLGVIAMLSLFFSLPKGGAGERPDVRKELAVLLRPQVLSALLTTVLGAGAMFTLYTYISPVLQNIAHATPAFVTAMLVLIGVGFSIGNYLGGKLADRSVNGTLKGFLLLLVVIMLAIPFLARNDLGAAFSMVVWGAATFAVVPPLQMRVMRVASEAPGLSSSVNIGAFNLGNALGAAAGGAVISGGLGYSFVPVMGAIVAGLALLLVFVSARRQPETAYVAN; this is translated from the coding sequence ATGAAAATTAATTACCCCTTACTGGCGCTTGCGATTGGCGCATTCGGTATTGGGACCACGGAATTCTCTCCGATGGGCCTGTTGCCCGTCATTGCTCATGGCGTGAACGTCTCCATTCCCGCCGCCGGGATGCTCATCAGCGCTTATGCGGTGGGGGTGATGGTGGGCGCGCCGTTAATGACCCTGTTGCTGTCGCACCGCGCTCGTCGTAATGCGCTGATTTTTCTGATGGCCATTTTTACGCTGGGCAACGTCCTGTCGGCCATTGCGCCGGATTACACCACCTTAATGTTATCGCGCATTTTGACCAGCCTTAATCACGGTGCCTTTTTCGGGTTGGGTTCGGTCGTGGCGGCAAGTGTGGTGCCAAAACATAAGCAGGCCAGCGCCGTGGCGACAATGTTTATGGGGTTAACCATTGCGAACATTGGCGGCGTGCCTGCTGCCACATGGCTTGGGGAAACCATTGGCTGGCGGATGTCCTTTTTAGCGACCGCAGGGCTGGGTGTGATTGCCATGCTCAGTTTGTTCTTCTCTCTGCCGAAAGGCGGTGCAGGGGAACGGCCGGACGTGCGTAAAGAACTGGCTGTCTTGTTACGCCCGCAGGTGCTTTCTGCACTGCTCACCACCGTACTGGGCGCAGGGGCCATGTTTACCCTCTACACCTATATTTCACCCGTTCTGCAAAACATCGCTCATGCCACGCCGGCCTTCGTGACCGCGATGTTAGTGCTGATCGGCGTTGGATTCTCGATCGGCAACTATTTAGGCGGCAAACTGGCCGATCGATCCGTCAACGGTACTCTGAAAGGTTTCTTACTGCTGCTGGTGGTTATCATGCTGGCCATTCCTTTCCTTGCACGCAATGATCTGGGCGCTGCGTTCAGTATGGTGGTGTGGGGGGCGGCGACATTTGCCGTCGTTCCGCCTTTGCAGATGCGCGTGATGCGTGTTGCCAGTGAAGCGCCGGGGTTGTCCTCGTCGGTGAATATCGGGGCCTTTAACCTTGGCAATGCGTTAGGCGCGGCGGCAGGCGGGGCAGTGATTTCTGGCGGTCTGGGGTATAGCTTTGTTCCGGTGATGGGAGCTATCGTGGCAGGGCTGGCGTTATTGCTGGTCTTTGTTTCAGCGAGAAGGCAGCCTGAAACGGCATATGTCGCCAACTGA
- a CDS encoding TetR/AcrR family transcriptional regulator, translating to MNKQTEHDTREHLLATGEKLCMQKGFTGMGLSELLKTAEVPKGSFYHYFRSKEAFGVAMLERHYAAYHLRLATLLESGAGNYRDRILTYYQENLNRFCQQGSISGCLTVKLSAEVCDLSEDMRTAMDKGARHITALLAQALEKGRDSHCLSFVGEPLQQAQVLYALWLGANLQAKISRSAAPLESALAHVKTIVATPAV from the coding sequence ATGAACAAACAGACTGAACATGACACACGCGAACATCTTCTGGCAACAGGCGAAAAGCTTTGCATGCAGAAAGGCTTCACCGGAATGGGGTTGAGCGAACTGCTGAAAACCGCCGAAGTGCCCAAGGGTTCGTTTTATCATTATTTTCGCTCTAAAGAAGCGTTTGGCGTCGCGATGCTGGAACGCCATTATGCGGCGTACCATCTGCGTCTGGCGACACTCCTGGAATCCGGTGCGGGAAATTATCGCGACCGGATTCTGACGTACTATCAGGAAAACCTGAACCGGTTTTGCCAGCAAGGCAGTATTAGCGGGTGCTTAACCGTTAAACTTTCCGCTGAGGTGTGCGATCTTTCGGAAGATATGCGTACCGCGATGGACAAAGGTGCCCGGCACATTACTGCGCTACTGGCGCAAGCGCTGGAAAAAGGGCGTGATAGTCACTGTTTGTCGTTTGTCGGTGAACCTCTGCAGCAGGCGCAGGTACTTTATGCCCTGTGGTTAGGGGCGAATTTGCAGGCCAAAATTTCTCGTAGCGCCGCGCCGCTGGAAAGCGCGCTGGCACACGTAAAAACCATTGTTGCAACGCCTGCCGTTTAA
- a CDS encoding fimbria/pilus outer membrane usher protein — protein MRLFYVLCCVNVVLPLQYAVAGATTDATSMEVAGNYEFNDAFVNRSGAQVVDLKRFSNGASVLPGIYKVIVTLNTEKLTISNVEFRGGANNTVDACIPGNVFELISFKKEKIKFTQWDILIDSKNCTRIQDIIPEATQEFDSEAQQLNLSIPQVYIDKLPRGSVPPSMWDSGIPALMLGYAMNGYESKNSNYESKSFYASINSGLNIGAWYLRHNGSYNWMQDQGGHYNVLNTYVQRDIPAIWGRLAAGQLNTSGQLFDTLPISGAQVASDERMLPQSQRGYAPEIRGVAKTNAKVTVKQSGQTIYETTVSPGAFVISDLYPTGYGGNLDVSIEEADGSQQNFSIPYSSVSQLLRPGSTRYSLSAGKLRSNSVSDDPVFTEATWQQGFTNILTGYGGVQANKDYQAVKVGTALGFPIGAIAFDVTQSRAHLPNHENMSGQSYQISYSKLINETNSNITLAAYRFSSSGYMDYLTAMEARDDLHHGDDGNQIQRQKNRFTLNLSQGLKDGWGQLYVSASLENYWNKGSAERQYQIGYSNSYKWLSYSLNISRSQDEWGNSQTSYFLNFSLPLWESHDTGTYAPQLSMSYNQDSSGSASEQAIISGSLGEQNQYTYSVSGSHDDYAGTSGNVGGTYKGGIASLSATYSKGRDYRSASVGMSGSLVAHSGGITFSPYTGDTFTLVEAKGAEGAAIPSYPGVTIDRFGYALFPSTNPYQLNDVVIDPKGISENAELESTSQKIVPRSGAVVKAKFDARQGRPVLIQANFSGKTLPFGADVFDDNGVSVGVVSQGSLIYARVPNDKGSLHIKWGDDENEQCRVNYALAPEPEKTRKTALKPFVESCR, from the coding sequence ATGCGCTTATTTTATGTGCTGTGCTGTGTTAATGTTGTGCTCCCATTGCAATATGCTGTCGCCGGAGCAACAACAGACGCCACCTCGATGGAAGTGGCAGGGAATTATGAATTTAATGATGCTTTTGTTAATCGCTCAGGTGCACAAGTTGTTGACCTGAAAAGATTTTCAAATGGTGCCAGTGTATTGCCGGGTATCTATAAAGTTATTGTCACACTAAACACCGAAAAATTGACGATATCGAATGTCGAATTTCGGGGAGGGGCGAATAATACTGTTGACGCGTGTATCCCAGGCAATGTCTTTGAACTGATCAGTTTTAAAAAAGAAAAAATTAAATTCACGCAATGGGACATACTGATCGACAGTAAGAACTGCACGCGTATACAGGATATCATTCCGGAGGCAACGCAGGAATTTGACAGCGAAGCTCAGCAATTAAATCTCTCCATCCCGCAAGTCTATATTGATAAACTTCCTCGCGGTTCGGTACCCCCGTCAATGTGGGATAGCGGGATACCCGCCCTGATGCTGGGATACGCGATGAATGGCTATGAATCTAAGAACAGCAACTATGAGTCGAAATCATTTTATGCGTCGATCAACAGCGGTCTGAATATCGGCGCATGGTATCTTCGCCATAATGGATCTTATAACTGGATGCAGGATCAGGGCGGTCATTATAATGTCCTGAATACCTATGTGCAGCGGGATATTCCCGCTATTTGGGGGCGTCTGGCTGCCGGGCAACTCAATACCAGCGGACAACTGTTTGATACATTGCCCATCAGTGGGGCGCAGGTTGCCAGCGACGAGCGCATGTTGCCACAATCGCAGCGCGGTTATGCACCCGAAATACGGGGTGTGGCGAAAACGAATGCGAAGGTGACGGTTAAACAGAGCGGTCAGACGATTTATGAAACCACCGTTTCACCCGGTGCGTTTGTGATCAGCGATCTGTATCCGACCGGCTATGGCGGCAACCTGGATGTGAGCATTGAAGAAGCCGATGGCTCGCAGCAGAACTTTTCCATTCCTTATTCTTCGGTGTCGCAATTATTGCGCCCCGGAAGTACGCGCTACAGCCTCAGTGCGGGAAAACTGCGTAGCAACAGCGTGTCGGACGATCCTGTCTTTACGGAAGCAACCTGGCAGCAGGGCTTTACAAACATACTGACAGGGTATGGGGGCGTTCAGGCAAACAAGGATTATCAGGCGGTAAAAGTAGGGACTGCCTTAGGCTTTCCCATTGGCGCAATTGCTTTTGATGTCACCCAATCCAGAGCGCATCTTCCTAATCATGAAAACATGTCAGGTCAGAGCTATCAGATAAGTTACAGCAAACTGATTAATGAAACGAACAGTAATATCACGCTGGCCGCGTACCGTTTCTCCAGTAGTGGCTATATGGATTACCTCACTGCGATGGAAGCCCGTGATGATCTCCATCATGGCGATGACGGCAATCAGATTCAGCGACAGAAAAACCGTTTTACGCTTAACCTGAGTCAGGGACTGAAGGACGGATGGGGCCAGTTATACGTCAGCGCCAGCCTGGAAAACTACTGGAATAAAGGATCTGCTGAGCGGCAATATCAGATCGGTTATTCCAATAGTTATAAATGGTTGAGTTATAGTCTGAATATCAGCCGCAGCCAGGACGAGTGGGGCAACTCTCAGACCAGTTATTTTCTGAATTTCTCGCTGCCGTTGTGGGAAAGCCACGATACGGGGACGTATGCGCCGCAACTCAGTATGAGCTATAACCAGGACTCATCTGGCTCGGCCTCAGAGCAGGCGATTATTTCGGGCAGCCTCGGTGAACAGAACCAATATACCTACTCGGTCAGCGGCAGTCATGACGACTATGCGGGAACAAGCGGCAACGTTGGTGGGACATATAAAGGCGGCATCGCTTCACTTTCCGCAACCTACAGTAAAGGTCGCGATTACCGCAGTGCTTCGGTAGGCATGTCTGGTTCCCTGGTCGCGCATTCTGGCGGTATTACATTTTCACCCTACACGGGGGATACGTTCACTCTGGTAGAGGCAAAAGGGGCGGAAGGGGCGGCAATACCCTCTTATCCCGGCGTGACCATTGACCGTTTTGGCTATGCCCTGTTTCCGTCAACCAATCCTTATCAATTAAATGATGTGGTCATTGATCCGAAAGGGATATCTGAAAACGCTGAACTGGAAAGCACCTCGCAAAAAATAGTCCCGCGCTCTGGCGCAGTGGTGAAGGCGAAGTTTGATGCCCGCCAGGGGAGACCGGTTTTAATTCAGGCAAATTTTTCCGGTAAAACACTGCCGTTTGGGGCGGATGTTTTTGATGACAACGGCGTCAGCGTCGGGGTGGTCTCGCAGGGGAGTCTGATTTATGCCCGCGTGCCGAATGATAAGGGCAGTCTGCATATTAAATGGGGCGATGATGAAAATGAGCAGTGTCGTGTCAATTATGCCCTTGCGCCAGAACCTGAAAAGACAAGGAAAACGGCGCTGAAGCCGTTTGTGGAAAGTTGCAGATAA
- a CDS encoding alkene reductase, with the protein MSSEKLFTPLKVGAITAANRVFMAPLTRLRSIEPGDIPTPLMAEYYRQRASSGLIISEATQISAQAKGYAGAPGLHSPEQIAAWKKITAGVHAEQGHIAVQLWHTGRISHNSLQPNGQAPVSASAIGAGTRTSLRDEKGHAIRVDTSTPRALETEEIPGIVNDFRQAIANAREAGFDLVELHSAHGYLLHQFLSPTSNHRTDQYGGSVENRARLVLEVVDAGIQEWGADRIGIRVSPIGSFQNVDNGPNEEPDALYLIEQLGKRGIAYLHMSEPDWAGGQPYSEEFRRKVRERFHGPIIGAGAYTPEKAEDLIAKGLIDAVAFGRAYIANPDLVARLQHKAELNPQRAESFYGGGAEGYTDYPTL; encoded by the coding sequence ATGTCGTCCGAAAAATTATTTACCCCACTGAAAGTCGGGGCCATTACCGCCGCAAACCGCGTATTTATGGCCCCTCTTACACGTTTACGCAGCATTGAACCCGGCGATATTCCGACACCGTTAATGGCGGAGTATTATCGTCAACGCGCAAGCTCAGGGTTGATCATCTCCGAAGCCACGCAGATTTCTGCCCAGGCAAAAGGTTACGCTGGCGCACCAGGCCTGCACAGCCCGGAACAGATTGCCGCATGGAAAAAAATCACTGCCGGCGTTCACGCTGAACAAGGTCATATTGCCGTTCAACTTTGGCACACCGGTCGTATCTCTCACAACAGCCTTCAGCCGAACGGCCAGGCGCCCGTTTCGGCGTCAGCGATCGGCGCGGGTACCCGTACTTCTCTGCGCGATGAGAAGGGTCACGCAATCCGCGTAGATACATCAACACCGCGCGCGCTGGAAACCGAAGAAATCCCTGGCATCGTGAACGATTTCCGCCAGGCGATTGCGAATGCGCGTGAAGCCGGATTTGATCTGGTGGAGCTGCATTCAGCCCACGGCTATCTGTTACATCAGTTCCTTTCCCCGACCTCAAACCACCGTACCGATCAATACGGCGGTAGCGTAGAAAACCGTGCGCGTCTGGTGCTGGAAGTGGTGGATGCCGGTATTCAGGAATGGGGGGCAGACCGCATTGGTATTCGCGTGTCGCCGATAGGGTCTTTCCAGAATGTGGATAACGGTCCGAACGAAGAACCCGACGCGCTGTATCTGATTGAACAGCTGGGTAAACGCGGTATTGCCTATCTGCACATGTCCGAGCCGGACTGGGCAGGCGGTCAGCCATATAGCGAAGAATTCCGTCGTAAAGTGCGTGAACGCTTCCACGGTCCGATTATCGGTGCTGGCGCGTACACCCCGGAAAAAGCGGAGGACCTGATCGCCAAAGGTCTGATCGATGCCGTGGCATTTGGTCGCGCGTATATCGCCAACCCTGACCTGGTTGCGCGTCTGCAACATAAAGCCGAACTCAACCCGCAACGCGCAGAAAGCTTCTATGGCGGTGGCGCGGAAGGTTATACCGACTACCCTACCCTGTAA
- a CDS encoding fimbrial protein, protein MKLRKLYMVMSACAIVSLSGINTANAATDKGKIQFSGEVIASTCDVSVDASGPNGTVTLDKVSTETIAGVGTTAKPKPFTISVTGCAASATGIGIAFGVATGTPDPNGNLANEEATPTKVSLQLVDVAKSNTAIDLNADQSGGSKFAIDASGKGSLVYNVQYYSNDAAPTVGKVTANATYELSYQ, encoded by the coding sequence ATGAAATTGCGTAAGTTATACATGGTGATGTCTGCCTGTGCGATAGTGAGTTTGTCTGGCATAAATACAGCGAATGCAGCAACAGATAAAGGGAAAATTCAATTCTCCGGAGAAGTTATTGCGTCAACCTGCGATGTATCCGTTGATGCGTCAGGACCGAACGGCACGGTGACTCTTGATAAAGTGTCAACAGAAACCATCGCTGGAGTAGGCACAACAGCAAAACCTAAGCCTTTCACTATATCCGTTACGGGTTGTGCGGCGAGCGCGACAGGTATCGGTATTGCTTTCGGCGTGGCAACGGGAACTCCTGATCCCAATGGTAACCTGGCAAACGAAGAAGCAACTCCGACTAAAGTAAGCCTGCAGTTGGTTGATGTTGCTAAATCAAATACTGCGATTGATTTAAATGCGGATCAGAGCGGCGGGTCGAAATTTGCCATCGATGCCAGTGGGAAAGGTTCACTTGTATATAACGTGCAATATTACAGTAATGATGCTGCTCCAACAGTTGGTAAAGTGACCGCTAATGCCACTTATGAACTGTCGTATCAGTAA
- a CDS encoding molecular chaperone — MKRFKFLWQLSLLMTLFGFSTLSFAGLVLEGTRVIYPAGESEVTVRMKNTGSLPVLAQSWIDNGVKNETPDKISSVFVLTPPINRVNAGKGQTLRISLLAENTLAQDKESVFYLNVLAIPAKSKDSINASQINIAFKTRIKLFYRPDSLKGSANDAPDLLRWSINGNGVTATNPTPYYVTLSEVTYTSGGKKVVAAGQMISPGGTSDFHFNGVNQVSSVDSIEYASINDFGGLNKYKVKK; from the coding sequence ATGAAACGTTTTAAATTCTTATGGCAACTGTCATTATTGATGACACTGTTTGGTTTCAGCACTCTCTCATTTGCAGGTCTGGTATTAGAAGGGACGCGTGTTATTTATCCTGCCGGCGAGAGCGAGGTCACTGTACGAATGAAAAATACAGGAAGCCTCCCGGTTCTGGCGCAGAGTTGGATCGATAATGGTGTCAAGAACGAGACGCCAGATAAAATATCATCAGTGTTTGTCTTAACGCCGCCCATTAATCGGGTGAATGCGGGAAAAGGGCAGACGTTAAGGATCAGTTTGCTTGCGGAAAACACCCTTGCACAGGATAAAGAGTCTGTTTTTTATCTGAATGTATTGGCTATCCCTGCAAAGTCGAAGGACTCTATTAACGCAAGCCAGATCAATATTGCCTTCAAAACACGCATCAAGCTTTTCTACCGACCTGATTCACTAAAAGGCAGTGCCAATGACGCCCCTGATTTATTGCGCTGGAGCATCAACGGTAACGGTGTCACAGCGACAAACCCAACACCTTATTATGTCACGCTGAGTGAAGTGACTTATACATCGGGTGGGAAAAAAGTGGTTGCCGCCGGACAGATGATTTCACCGGGTGGAACAAGTGATTTTCATTTCAACGGTGTAAATCAGGTGAGTAGCGTAGATTCAATCGAATATGCATCAATCAATGATTTTGGTGGATTAAACAAATATAAAGTCAAAAAATAA
- a CDS encoding C40 family peptidase, with product MARINRISITLCALLFSTLSLTSPANASRQTRETPAVSHVTKTADKHKNATASKKTTKTSQKTVKKTVNKTSVKTASSSKKHTTTPAKTTKNAHRRISSTTAKTAAVTWSEKCTPRKGRKPHCVKVKETAPASLADAHKVRVQKATKTAMSTLMNQIGKPYHWGGTSPRTGFDCSGLVWYAYKDLVKFRIPRTANEMYHLRDASPIERDELKNGDLVFFRTQGRGTADHVGVYVGNGKFIQSPRSGQEIQITSLSEDYWQRHYVGARRVMTPKTIR from the coding sequence GTGGCGCGGATAAACCGAATTTCGATCACGCTCTGTGCTTTGCTTTTTTCCACACTCTCTTTAACATCCCCGGCTAATGCTTCCCGGCAAACCAGGGAGACGCCTGCTGTTTCTCACGTAACGAAAACGGCAGATAAACATAAGAACGCGACGGCCAGTAAAAAAACAACCAAAACCAGTCAGAAAACCGTCAAAAAAACCGTTAACAAAACCAGCGTAAAAACCGCCTCTTCGTCCAAAAAGCACACGACCACGCCAGCGAAAACCACCAAAAACGCACATCGCCGCATCTCCTCCACGACAGCAAAAACTGCAGCCGTCACCTGGAGCGAAAAATGCACGCCGCGCAAAGGCCGCAAGCCCCATTGTGTGAAGGTGAAAGAGACCGCACCAGCTTCGCTTGCCGATGCGCATAAGGTCAGAGTTCAGAAAGCGACCAAAACGGCGATGTCCACGTTGATGAATCAGATTGGCAAACCGTATCACTGGGGCGGCACGTCGCCACGTACCGGTTTTGATTGCAGCGGCCTGGTCTGGTACGCCTATAAAGATCTGGTGAAATTCCGTATTCCGCGTACGGCAAATGAAATGTACCACCTCCGCGACGCCTCACCGATTGAGCGTGATGAACTGAAAAATGGCGATCTGGTCTTCTTCCGGACCCAGGGGCGCGGTACGGCGGATCACGTCGGCGTGTACGTCGGCAACGGCAAATTTATCCAGTCCCCCCGTTCAGGGCAGGAAATTCAGATCACCTCATTAAGCGAAGATTACTGGCAACGCCACTATGTCGGCGCCCGCCGCGTCATGACGCCAAAAACCATTCGTTAA
- a CDS encoding fimbrial protein — translation MTAIILILNKTLNYSLRMVMLSVIALLLCGMPSKGYARYTRACVDKTNLIATPGKITIDTDNPSAYPVGTLIGQPYASDYNEVFIFTGTVCSGTGTSTWTNNMWTVSTGTYSSPEGVLPVYPILDANNEYTSFGFAMAVADPNEPYQPFDVSPSKPLWSIDGMLHEGSLGAKYKIYFVTTGPLVAGSYIIPLQSLAGICISSSQTSDTGDQCQSIFVSSFIITVNSNSCDINADTPSTVNLSRINANDLPHKGDVGSNVDFTIGLKCNAATTVNMTLTDPNGGDAENGVLYNDVGDGLAQNVGVQILSVKDGGQTPQTVHLNESFTVGNASEGQYSIPMSARYYRTSDDTIVGGKVSASVIYELSYQ, via the coding sequence ATGACAGCGATTATTTTAATTCTAAACAAAACATTGAACTACTCACTGCGAATGGTAATGCTGTCTGTTATTGCATTATTGCTGTGCGGGATGCCGTCGAAGGGATATGCAAGATATACGCGAGCATGTGTGGATAAAACCAATCTGATCGCTACACCTGGCAAGATAACTATAGATACTGATAACCCTTCAGCTTATCCAGTCGGAACATTGATTGGTCAGCCTTATGCATCCGACTATAACGAAGTGTTTATTTTTACGGGAACAGTGTGCTCTGGAACCGGAACATCAACATGGACAAATAATATGTGGACTGTTTCTACGGGTACATATTCTTCGCCAGAAGGCGTTTTACCCGTGTATCCTATTCTGGATGCCAATAATGAATATACGAGTTTTGGTTTTGCGATGGCAGTAGCCGATCCTAACGAACCCTATCAGCCATTTGACGTATCCCCTTCAAAACCATTGTGGTCGATCGATGGTATGTTGCATGAGGGCTCCCTGGGCGCGAAATATAAGATTTATTTTGTCACAACAGGTCCACTGGTTGCTGGCAGTTATATTATTCCCCTCCAAAGCCTGGCCGGTATATGTATATCGTCATCTCAGACATCCGATACTGGGGATCAGTGCCAGTCAATATTTGTATCGAGTTTTATCATCACTGTTAATTCAAACAGTTGTGATATTAATGCCGACACACCCAGTACCGTAAATTTAAGTCGTATCAATGCCAACGATCTGCCGCATAAAGGCGATGTCGGTAGCAACGTGGATTTCACGATCGGCCTGAAGTGCAACGCTGCGACAACCGTCAATATGACCCTGACCGACCCTAACGGTGGTGACGCTGAAAATGGCGTGCTGTATAACGATGTCGGTGACGGACTGGCGCAAAACGTCGGGGTGCAGATCTTATCAGTCAAAGACGGAGGACAAACGCCGCAAACGGTTCATCTGAACGAATCCTTTACGGTGGGGAATGCGAGCGAAGGGCAGTACAGTATTCCGATGTCTGCCAGATATTACAGAACGTCCGACGACACGATTGTCGGCGGGAAAGTCTCGGCTTCCGTTATCTATGAATTGTCCTATCAATAA
- the sodB gene encoding superoxide dismutase [Fe], with the protein MSFELPALPYAKDALAPHISAETLEYHYGKHHQTYVTNLNNLIKGTAFEGKSLEEIVRSSEGGVFNNAAQVWNHTFYWNCLAPNAGGEPTGKLADAIAASFGSFAEFKAQFTDAAIKNFGSGWTWLVKGADGKLAIVSTSNAGTPLTTDATPLMTVDVWEHAYYIDYRNARPGYLEHFWALVNWEFVAKNFAA; encoded by the coding sequence ATGTCGTTCGAATTACCTGCATTACCGTATGCCAAAGACGCGCTGGCACCACACATTTCCGCTGAAACGCTGGAATATCACTACGGCAAACATCATCAAACCTATGTGACGAATCTCAATAACCTGATCAAAGGTACCGCCTTTGAAGGTAAATCACTGGAAGAGATCGTCCGTAGTTCAGAAGGTGGCGTATTCAATAACGCAGCACAGGTCTGGAACCACACGTTCTACTGGAACTGCCTGGCCCCGAACGCGGGCGGCGAACCAACCGGTAAACTGGCTGACGCTATCGCTGCGTCCTTCGGTAGCTTTGCTGAATTCAAAGCGCAATTCACCGATGCTGCGATTAAAAACTTCGGTTCCGGCTGGACCTGGTTGGTGAAAGGGGCTGATGGCAAACTGGCTATCGTTTCTACGTCCAACGCAGGCACCCCGTTAACCACGGATGCCACGCCGCTGATGACCGTTGACGTGTGGGAACATGCGTACTACATCGACTACCGTAATGCCCGTCCTGGCTACCTGGAGCATTTCTGGGCGCTGGTAAACTGGGAATTCGTTGCGAAGAACTTCGCGGCGTAA
- the gloA gene encoding lactoylglutathione lyase gives MRLLHTMLRVGDLQRSIEFYTNILGMKLLRTSENPEYKYSLAFVGYGSESDEAVIELTYNWGVDKYELGTAYGHIALSVDNAAEACERIRQNGGNVTREAGPVKGGTTVIAFVEDPDGYKIELIEEKDAGRGLGN, from the coding sequence ATGCGTTTACTTCATACCATGCTGCGCGTTGGCGATCTGCAACGTTCTATCGAGTTTTATACCAATATCCTGGGCATGAAACTGCTGCGCACCAGCGAAAACCCGGAATATAAATACTCATTGGCGTTTGTGGGATACGGTTCTGAAAGCGATGAAGCGGTGATCGAATTAACCTATAACTGGGGCGTTGATAAGTATGAGCTGGGCACGGCCTATGGTCACATCGCCCTGAGCGTGGACAATGCCGCCGAAGCCTGTGAACGTATTCGTCAGAATGGCGGCAACGTGACGCGTGAAGCCGGTCCGGTCAAAGGCGGTACCACGGTGATTGCGTTTGTTGAAGATCCGGACGGTTACAAAATCGAACTGATTGAAGAAAAAGACGCCGGTCGCGGTCTGGGCAACTAA